In Pseudomonadota bacterium, the DNA window ACGTTGAAAATAATTGTTCGACTCCTTGTATCAAGCGTGCCAGATCAGCTTCTTTTTCAGGGCCACTTGGTCTTATCAAAGGTTTCACTTTTGTGGGTAATGCGAGAGCATCAAGAACAAATCTTCTTTCCATTTCAGAATAATATCCCTCACTTTCACGAAAGAGTAATAAGGATCTTTCAATTTGTCTTTGGAGAGAAAGATCAATACTTCTTTTTCTGCGCATATAGGTTTCTTCAAGAGGTCTTATAGCTTCAAATTGAAGACCCCTCCTTCTTTGTTCGAGATCGACCTTTAATTTAAAAAGATCATGCTCAATATGAGTATTATCCATTTTTTTGCCTTCTCTAAGACGTCTTGTTGACCAACGGTCTTCTTCCCTAATGCCAAAGAAACGTTCTACTAATCCATAGAGTTGATAAAATAAGGTGAAAGGAGCGCTCAAAATATTTCGTCGACCGGAATCAAAGATTTGACTCATGAAATGCCTATCATCATCTGATAAAAGGTCATTATATGTGATGATTAAGGATTGAAGGCTTTCCCCATATCTTAATCCTAACTGTGCTCTTTTGTTAGCATGAAGAAGCTGGACAGGGTCTTCAATGAACTCATTATCATGCGGAGGGATAGCAACAATAGTCGCATGGGGTGGCACGGCACGGGGTGGTCCTCTTCTTGCGGATTCAGATGAATGTGGAACAGGTATCGGTGTTAAGTCATAAATTCCCTCATCAAATATGCCCGAGTATTTAAAATTTATATTTGCATTTTGCATAGATAAAACCTCCTCTGGAATACATGTCAGAGTACCTATATTTAAAAAAGCCAAAATGAAAACGAATGATCTTTTGGTGTTAAAGGATTTTAAATTTTTCATTTAATGAAACTCCTTCCTCCCTAATTTTGATTTATACGAACAGAGGCGCTAAGCTTATTGGCAGCTTAGAAATCTCCCTTTCATGTTTTGAACTAAAAAGGGAGATTTCCTCAGGAGGCCATTACCAATTGTAAGTCCAAGGTTTTGGCATGTAAGGATCATCAAAATCTCCCGAAGGAGCACCCCCTTTTGTAATTGTTGAAGCATCTTCAATGATTATGTTGAATAAATCCTTAGCGTGATTTTTGGAGGCGTCTTTCTTTGTAGTCTCTGATTTATGTTTTATTTTGTGTGTCATTTTGCATCCTTTCTTTCCTAAGTTTTAGAGCTTTGTATTTTGATGAGCTCTTGGTTTTTACATTTTTACACTTGTGATCTTAAGAAAGAGTTTATCTTTTGTTTTTTTAAACAGGCAAAGGAACAGCGTACTTAAGTATGTCACTTAAGTAGAGTTTTTTCGTTGATTGGAAAGTTTGATTCTAATCTTGATTACAAAAAATTCTTTTGAAAAAGAGAAACAAAAGGAAAGAAAATAATATATTGGAGCTTAAGATATTCTTAAAAAGTACTATAATTTGTTCTATTAAATATTTTTTAAATGTATAAGGTTACATTTTGGTTTATAACTTATCTCTCGCTTTAATGTGTTAATCGAAGTATAATTTCTTAAGAAGATAAAATTATTTTTTAAAATAGATGATTAAAAAATTAAATGAGTTTTGATTACCTTCATTATTAAGTATGGGCAGCATTCTGATGCAAGCTGAAACTTCTAAATGTCAACCAAATATTCATAATTTGTATTTATCTCAAATCAAGGATATAGAACTTACGTCTCGAGAAATTGATATTCTTGCCTGTTTAAATGAAGAACCAAGTTTAACGCATCTTTCAAAGAAAATAAGTAGATTTTTACAAGAAAGTTCCCATCGAACGATTGAAAGTCAGCTCTATACACTTAGAAGAAAATTAAACGTTGCGACGACAGAAGAAATTAAAGATTTTATCAAAAATACTTCTATTGGGCCTTTCTTAAAATACCATTATAGAATCTTAGAAAATCATTTTGAGATTATAAATGTTCTTCGTAATCTTAATCCAATACTCTCTTCTCAAAATTTGCACATTAATATTTTTTGTACCTATATATTTTTTGTACCTATATATTTTTTGTACCTATATATTTTTTGTACCTATATAAACACACCTATTTTAGAACTTATAAAATCGTTAGAATATTATTTAAAATTAGCAGGTCTAAGAGTTTCTCTTAATATTAATAAACCCCTTGAGAGCTTATTTTTAACATCAGAGGCAGTTTGTAAAAATATATACTTAATGACACAAGAAGATACTAAAAAAATAAGAAATCAGAAACCTCTCTCTCTTTTTTCTTCGGAAAATATTTACTTAGAAGGAAGAGAAAACCAAGAAATTGTTTTTTTATCTTCTTCATCTTTGCTTCCAGAAATCTCTTTTTCTAAAAACAGGTATAATTTCTATTTGTTTCTTATGGAGCTTTTAGAAAAAGTCGTTCCAGATTCACCTTACTTGCAACAAAATATTGAAGAATTTAAAAAAAATTATAAACCAATCTCTTTCTCACAAAGTTTGCTTCCTCCTTTAACAGAAAAGAAATCTTACTCTTCAAGAAGAAAAATTTTAGCCTTTTTTTATAGAATAAAAGGGCAGTCTCTGAGGAAAAAGATTTTTATTTTATTGGGAACAATATTAGGTATTGGCTTCTGTTCGATATTTTTAAATTTAAAATTACCTTCATATGAAAATGAAAAGAGAGTCTTTCATGAAAAACAACCTGTTTTCTCAGATCTTCTTCTCCCCAATAAGTCGATTTTACTTAAACGAGAAAAAATTAATAGAACAATTAAAGCAACATGTTCACAATAATAAGGAAATACTCACTCTTGCAATTGTTGGCATGGGAGGGGCTGGAAAAACCACGCTTGCACGTATGTGGGGGCGAGAATGGAAACAATCTCATCCAAAAGCTTTCATTTGGGAAATTAATGCAGAAACTTTATTATCTCTCAGAAGTTCATTTCAAGAATTATCAAGAGTACTTGCCCAAACTTCGCAACAGAAAGAGACTCTTGCCTCTATAGAAGCACTTCAAAATATAGAAGAAAAAGAAAGAGAGCGTTTGGAATTTATAAAAGTCTGCTTTAGAGAAAACCCAAATTGGATGCTTATTTTTGACAATGTTGATACTTGGTCATTTGTTGCAGGTTATCTTCCTCAAAACGCGCAAGTGTGGGGCCAAGGACAAGTCATTATCACGACGCGCAATACACATATTAAAGAAACTGATTCCGTATCCTGGAACGATATCATAGAGATTGGTGAATTATCTCCTAACGATGCGCTTACTCTTTTTGTACTTCTGAGATATAATTGTACCCTTTCACAATTATCGCCGCATCAAAGAGAAGAAGCCTTTCAATTTCTAAAACATATACCTCTCTTTCCTTTAGATGTAACCACAGCAGCTCGGCATATTCAAATATTTAATCTAACATATGAAGAATATTTAAAACAACTGAATGAACACAGTGAAGAATTTAACGAAACTCAAGAAAATCTCTTAAAAGAGACAAGTTACTATACAAAAACACGATATCGTATAATTACCTTGTCTTTAAAGAAAATTATTGAAATTAATGAAAACTTTAAAAACTTGTTACTTTTAATTAGTTTTATGAATTCTCAAAACATTCCAAAAGAACTTCTTGAACACCTTTATTCAAAATCAATTGTAAATCAATTTTTATATGAGATGAAAAAATTTTCATTTATTACAAATAACTCAGGCCAATTTGATGCTTTTTCTCTCCATCGAATTACACAAGATATTATCTTTGTGTATCTTATAAAAGTTCTTAATTTAAAACAAAATAGAAAAAATCTAGAGTTCGTTTTTTTTAGAGTGGCGCATTATCTAGATAGCATCATTGAGGAAGAAGACATCGAAAGAATGCTTCTTATGTTGAGTCATTGTGAAAAAATATTGCACCATGAATTTCTATTAACTTCTGACATTATGAGCTCTCTAAAAGGTGAGCTTGGGTCTATTTATTTCTATAATGGTCAATATGAGGATGCTAAAGCTTTTTTGCAGCAGTCAATCGACTATCTTAATAAGCAAAATCAACACCCTCTTAAACTTGGATTGCGTCTTTCTTGTTTAGGGTATGTCTACTTATGTTTGGGAGATCTTGAAAACGGGATAAATTATAATATTCAGAGCGTTTCCTTTTTTAAAAAATATTTTCCAGCGCATTATTTGAAAATCGCTACTCACTTAACGTATCTTGGAAATGCTTATATAAATGTCAAAAACAAGGCAATAACTGCAAAAAATATACTTAAACAAGCAAATCTTATTTTTAAAACCCATGCACTAGAAAATCATATATGGTATGCTCGGAATTTGGTCGATTTAGGGAAATCTTATAGAAATTTAGGGGATTATAAAAGTGCTCTTTCGTTCTTGGAAAAAGGCGTAAGCTGTTACAAAACACAAAATGTTTCCAATCAATTTAGGACAGCATGGGCCTCGGTTCATTTAGGAAAAATTTATACGGATATTGGCGAATATGAAAAAGCTAAAAAGAGTCTAGAGGAAGCTCTTAAAGTTTATGAAAAGGCATATATCCATACACCTCATCATGAAGAAATAGCATGGATTTTAAAATCTTTAGCAAAGGCTTACGCGGGACTTGGTTACTACAAAAAAGCTGAAGAACTTCATAAACAATCTTACGAAATGTATAAGAAAAATTTATCTGAAACCTCTACAAGTATAGGTCATATTTTATTAGAATTAGGAGATTTATATCTTTCTTTAAAAGACTTTGAAAAGTCCTTGGAATGTTATGAAAAGAGCAAGAAAATTTATGAAAAGAATGAAAATGTATCATACATTAAGAAAGCCCATCTTTTAAATAATATGGGTGTTTTATATAGGCTGAATCATAAATTTGATAAAGCTCAAACTTATATGTTAAAAGCTTTAGAAACCTATCAAAAGCATCCAAGTTGTCATTGGTCTTTCGAGGCTTTATCGGAACTTTATATGGAAAAAGCTCAAGAAGCTCAAAAAAATGAAAAAGTGCAAGAAGTTATAGATCTGAGAAAAAAAGCTGAATATTACTTATCTCAAGCGTTAGAGATTTCTAAAGCAATTTATCCTGGTGAGTCCATTCATATTAAACGGATTAAATCTAAATTAGATTTGTTGCATCAAGCCAAAAAAGAGATAAAAAATTGATACAAAATAAATAAGACCATGACGCTCAAAAAAAATAGATTTCGAGACCTTAGGTTGTGTGAGCATTGGTTCATGTGTTAGGAATGCATATCATTTAAAATAATTCTATGGCCCATTTTTAAAAAAGGGTATAAGTATATAATTGTTTTTAACCCTAAAATACTTCTTTTAATCAAGTGAATTTCTCAACTCAGAACCTATATACACAAGAAGGTCTTCAAGAAATTGATAAGGCCTTTTTAATATTTTTAAAAGACGCTTCATGTGTGCTTTATGAGGCGTATGAAAGTGTACGTTTTGGGAAAGAGATAAGCCCGCAAGAAGAAAGTAAACTTCTTCTAGAATTGGCTCCTTTTGTAGAAAGTTTCTTAGCAAAGATTTTTTCCATTGAAAAGGAGGTTTTTGATCTTCAAAAAAGCCTTTCAAATCTGGCTCCCCTTTTTCAATGTAGGCGCCTTTTTGTACAGAGACGGGCTCTTAAAAAATATTCCGCGGAAGAAAGTAAAGATTTTGAGGGGCTTGTGCTTGAAAAACATCTTCTCTCTCATATGAAAATAAAAGAATTTAACGCTCTTGCCTTTTCAGAGTATATTCTCCATTGCCTAAAGGAAGCTGATGATTATGAGAAGGAGATTGACCTTGCTGAGAAATATACAGCATGGCGTGTTTTTCATATTAAAGAAGACCCTCTTAGTTTATCTGCACAACTTTTTCGTGTTCCTCAAAAGATTGATTTTCAAAATTTGATTGAAACATCTTCTGAAAGAGAAGGAGAAAGAAAGCTTTCACCGGAATTTCTTAAATCTCGTTCAGGATTTGATTTGACAGACTTTGGGAAGAATAGTGCTTATGCCTGTGGGGAGGCCCATTATTGTATTTTTTGCCATAAACAAGGGAAAGATTGGTGTTCAAAAGGGTTTCCAGAAAAAGAGAAATCAGCTGCAGTCTCTTTTGATGATCAAATTGATGAAAATAAGAAAAAGGAACTTAATGAAAATTTTCAAAAAAACCCTTTGGGAGTTGAGCTTAAAGGCTGTCCTTTAAAACAAAAAATTTCTGAAATGAACGTGCTTGTTTCAGAAGGATATATGCTTGGGGCTCTTGCTATGGTTATCATTGATAATCCCCTTGTCGCTGCAACAGGAGCACGTATTTGCAATGATTGTATGAGAAGTTGTATTTATCAAAAACAAGAAAGTGTTGATATTCCAAATATTGAAACAGAAGTTTTTAAAAATGTCATTGAGCTTCCCTGGGGATTTGAGATTTATAGTCTTTTAACACGTTGGAACCCTTTAAATATAAAAAACATCCTTCCCAAAGCTCTAACCCACTACAAAATCTTAGTGGTTGGAATGGGGCCCGCTGGTTTTACATTGAGTCATTATCTTTTAAACCAAGGCCATACGATTGTTGGAATAGACGGCCTAAAAATTGAGCCTTTACCTTCTTCTCTTATCGGACATGAAAAAGAGTTTGATTTTGAATTGATAAAAGATGTAAAAGATCTTTTTTCTAACCTCTCAGAACGTCTTATAGGCGGTTTTGGAGGGGTTATGGAATATGGAATCACCTCAAGATGGAATAAAAATTACCTACTCTTGATTCGACTTCTTTTAGAGAGACGTAAATCTCAATTTACGCTTCTTGGAAGCACACGATTTGGGGGTGCTTTTGACGAGAAATATGCTTTGGAACTCGGGTTTAATCATATTTCTTTATGTTTAGGAGCTGGTGAACCTCGGCTTTTAAAACTTGAAAAAAGCTTAGCAAAAGGGATCCGGCAGGCATCTGATTTTTTAATGACCTTACATTTAGGAGGTGCTTCGCAAAAAAATTCTTTAACAAACTTTGTTATACGGCTCCCAATTATTGTTTTAGGAGGCGGACTTACAGCTGTTGATACAGCAACAGAAGCACAAGCTTATTATAGGGGTCAAGTTGAGACATTTTTAATCAGGTATGAAACGCTTCTTAGAGAAAAGGGAAAAGAATGTGTGGAGAAGTTTTGGGATCTTGAAGATAAGGAAATTGCAGCGGAGTTTATTCAACATGGAATTCTTTTTAGACAAGAAGAAGAAAGGGCTAAATCTGAAGGAAGAGCTCCAAACTTTCATAAACTTATACAAAGCTGGGGAGGTATTCATGTTGCTTATCGACGTTCTTTGGAAGAAGCGCCGGCCTATCGGTTTAATGCCGAAGAGCTTAAGAAAGCCTTTGAAGAAGGAATTTGTTTTTTAGAAAATATAGAGATTCTTTCTCTAAAGTTGGACGAGACCGACTGGCTCTCGGAAATGATGTTTCAACAGAAAGAAAAAACATTAACGCGTCCCGTGAAGACAATTTTAGTCGCTTATGGAACACGTCCTAATACAAGCATTATAGAAGCTGGTGAAGTTTCTTTGCCTTTAAAAAACGGCCAGCTCATTCCTTTGTTAAAAGAGGACTTGCTAGAAAAAGAACGACAAGAATCCTATGCTCCTCTTATATGTCAAATGTCAGCAGGCCTTTCGATGAGTTTTTTGGGAGATTTGAATCCAAAATTCTCAGGAAGTGTTGTAAAAGCCATGGCCTCGGCAAAAGAAGGTGCTCCTCTTATTGACCATCTTATGAGAAAAAATTCTTTTCCAAAGAAAGAGAGAGAAGATTTTTCGACAAAAATAAAAAAGTTATTTGAAGCCTCTATTGTTGACCTTCAAGAAATTGCCCCGAATATTCTTGAAATTACAGTTCATGCGCCTCATGCAGCACGTGCTTTTCAACCAGGGCAGTTTTTTCGTCTTCAAAGGTATGAGGCGTTTTCACTTCATAGAGATGGAACAAGATTTTCAATGGAAGGTATCGCTTTAACAGGAGCATCAGCTTGCCCTCAATCCGGCACGTTATCCTTAATTGTTCTTGAAGTAGGAGCTTCTACAAAATTGTGTCGTCTCTTTAAAAAAGGAGAGCGCATTGCATTGATGGGTCCAACAGGTTCGCCAACAAAGATTTTTCCTCAAAAAACAGTTCTTTTAATTGGAGGAGGACTTGGAAATGCTGTTCTTTTTTCGGTGGGAAAAGCCTTTCGTGAAAGTGGATCTCGGGTTTTATATATTGCTGGTTATAAGTCTCTTAAAGATCGTTTTAAGATAAAAGAAATTGAAGCCGCAGCAAATACGGTGCTTTGGTGTGTGGAAGATTTATCATCACAAAAAGACGTTCATAAGCGCCCTCAAGACCTTGTATTCCAAGGAAGGGTGACAGATGCCCTTATTGCCTACGCGAAAGGGGAAATGGGAGAGCCTTCTATTTCCCTTGAGGAAGTGGATTATATTTTAACAGTTGGATCTCAAGAAATGATGGAAGCTGTATCTCATGTACGAAACAAGACGTTAAAATCTTGTTTAGCTTCCAAGAAAGATGCTTATGGAAGTATCAATTCTCCTATGCAATGTATGATGAAGGGGATTTGTGCACAATGTCTCCAACGGCAATATGATCCTCTTACAGGGCTGGAGACAATTATTTTTTCATGTCGAAATCAAGATCAACTTTTGGATTATGTAGATTTTGAATGTCTTAAGAATAGACTTAAACAAAATAACTTATTGGAAGATATTGCTTTACAGTGGGGAGAATTTTTAAAAGTTTTTTAAAAAAAAGCCGCGAAACTTAAAAAATTTCGCGGCAGGTGGGAGGATAGGGAGAATTCCTCCAAAGGAGAAAGGGACAAAGTTATTTACTAAGAAGCAATTGATAGCTTTAGGATTTCTTCTTTTAAACAAAGCTTTTCACGTTTTAAGTGATGAAGTGTTGAAATATCTGGCAGAGGCCGTTTTTGTTCGCGTTCAATTGATTTTTCAAGATGGGCATGTTTTAGTTTGAGAGCATTGAGTCGATGAAACAAAGACATTAGAACCTCCTGAAAGTTAGAATTAAAAAAAGCCGTACTTCTTAATAAATATTTTTAGACTTCTCTAACAAGCTAACACAAAAAAGTTTCCTGAAAAAAGAAAAAATGAGGGGCAAAAATTAGGTCTTTGTTATTGTTGAAAAAATAATTAATTATTTGATTTAATTCTATTTTTTAGAAAAAACCAAAGAATTGTGATAAAACATAGAGTTGATAACCACCAGGTTTGCCATATCCCAAAACTGACATAAAAAGGAATTAAAAAAGTAACAAATGTTCCTCCTAAAAGAGCTTTTTCTTGAGAGGTTGGAAAAGATTTTTTGAGAATAGAAACAAGAGACCATAGAAAACAAGCAAGTAAAAAAGCTCCGATGACTCCTCCTTCAAGCCAAACTTGTAGAAAAGCATTGTGAGGATGGAGGGGAAGGGTATTTA includes these proteins:
- a CDS encoding helix-turn-helix domain-containing protein, which gives rise to MQAETSKCQPNIHNLYLSQIKDIELTSREIDILACLNEEPSLTHLSKKISRFLQESSHRTIESQLYTLRRKLNVATTEEIKDFIKNTSIGPFLKYHYRILENHFEIINVLRNLNPILSSQNLHINIFCTYIFFVPIYFLYLYIFCTYINTPILELIKSLEYYLKLAGLRVSLNINKPLESLFLTSEAVCKNIYLMTQEDTKKIRNQKPLSLFSSENIYLEGRENQEIVFLSSSSLLPEISFSKNRYNFYLFLMELLEKVVPDSPYLQQNIEEFKKNYKPISFSQSLLPPLTEKKSYSSRRKILAFFYRIKGQSLRKKIFILLGTILGIGFCSIFLNLKLPSYENEKRVFHEKQPVFSDLLLPNKSILLKREKINRTIKATCSQ
- a CDS encoding tetratricopeptide repeat protein, which translates into the protein MKNNLFSQIFFSPISRFYLNEKKLIEQLKQHVHNNKEILTLAIVGMGGAGKTTLARMWGREWKQSHPKAFIWEINAETLLSLRSSFQELSRVLAQTSQQKETLASIEALQNIEEKERERLEFIKVCFRENPNWMLIFDNVDTWSFVAGYLPQNAQVWGQGQVIITTRNTHIKETDSVSWNDIIEIGELSPNDALTLFVLLRYNCTLSQLSPHQREEAFQFLKHIPLFPLDVTTAARHIQIFNLTYEEYLKQLNEHSEEFNETQENLLKETSYYTKTRYRIITLSLKKIIEINENFKNLLLLISFMNSQNIPKELLEHLYSKSIVNQFLYEMKKFSFITNNSGQFDAFSLHRITQDIIFVYLIKVLNLKQNRKNLEFVFFRVAHYLDSIIEEEDIERMLLMLSHCEKILHHEFLLTSDIMSSLKGELGSIYFYNGQYEDAKAFLQQSIDYLNKQNQHPLKLGLRLSCLGYVYLCLGDLENGINYNIQSVSFFKKYFPAHYLKIATHLTYLGNAYINVKNKAITAKNILKQANLIFKTHALENHIWYARNLVDLGKSYRNLGDYKSALSFLEKGVSCYKTQNVSNQFRTAWASVHLGKIYTDIGEYEKAKKSLEEALKVYEKAYIHTPHHEEIAWILKSLAKAYAGLGYYKKAEELHKQSYEMYKKNLSETSTSIGHILLELGDLYLSLKDFEKSLECYEKSKKIYEKNENVSYIKKAHLLNNMGVLYRLNHKFDKAQTYMLKALETYQKHPSCHWSFEALSELYMEKAQEAQKNEKVQEVIDLRKKAEYYLSQALEISKAIYPGESIHIKRIKSKLDLLHQAKKEIKN
- a CDS encoding pyridine nucleotide-disulfide oxidoreductase, which encodes MNFSTQNLYTQEGLQEIDKAFLIFLKDASCVLYEAYESVRFGKEISPQEESKLLLELAPFVESFLAKIFSIEKEVFDLQKSLSNLAPLFQCRRLFVQRRALKKYSAEESKDFEGLVLEKHLLSHMKIKEFNALAFSEYILHCLKEADDYEKEIDLAEKYTAWRVFHIKEDPLSLSAQLFRVPQKIDFQNLIETSSEREGERKLSPEFLKSRSGFDLTDFGKNSAYACGEAHYCIFCHKQGKDWCSKGFPEKEKSAAVSFDDQIDENKKKELNENFQKNPLGVELKGCPLKQKISEMNVLVSEGYMLGALAMVIIDNPLVAATGARICNDCMRSCIYQKQESVDIPNIETEVFKNVIELPWGFEIYSLLTRWNPLNIKNILPKALTHYKILVVGMGPAGFTLSHYLLNQGHTIVGIDGLKIEPLPSSLIGHEKEFDFELIKDVKDLFSNLSERLIGGFGGVMEYGITSRWNKNYLLLIRLLLERRKSQFTLLGSTRFGGAFDEKYALELGFNHISLCLGAGEPRLLKLEKSLAKGIRQASDFLMTLHLGGASQKNSLTNFVIRLPIIVLGGGLTAVDTATEAQAYYRGQVETFLIRYETLLREKGKECVEKFWDLEDKEIAAEFIQHGILFRQEEERAKSEGRAPNFHKLIQSWGGIHVAYRRSLEEAPAYRFNAEELKKAFEEGICFLENIEILSLKLDETDWLSEMMFQQKEKTLTRPVKTILVAYGTRPNTSIIEAGEVSLPLKNGQLIPLLKEDLLEKERQESYAPLICQMSAGLSMSFLGDLNPKFSGSVVKAMASAKEGAPLIDHLMRKNSFPKKEREDFSTKIKKLFEASIVDLQEIAPNILEITVHAPHAARAFQPGQFFRLQRYEAFSLHRDGTRFSMEGIALTGASACPQSGTLSLIVLEVGASTKLCRLFKKGERIALMGPTGSPTKIFPQKTVLLIGGGLGNAVLFSVGKAFRESGSRVLYIAGYKSLKDRFKIKEIEAAANTVLWCVEDLSSQKDVHKRPQDLVFQGRVTDALIAYAKGEMGEPSISLEEVDYILTVGSQEMMEAVSHVRNKTLKSCLASKKDAYGSINSPMQCMMKGICAQCLQRQYDPLTGLETIIFSCRNQDQLLDYVDFECLKNRLKQNNLLEDIALQWGEFLKVF
- a CDS encoding YdcH family protein; amino-acid sequence: MSLFHRLNALKLKHAHLEKSIEREQKRPLPDISTLHHLKREKLCLKEEILKLSIAS